The Meriones unguiculatus strain TT.TT164.6M chromosome 14, Bangor_MerUng_6.1, whole genome shotgun sequence sequence GCTGGAAACAATGCATTGGCGTTGCCATTTCTAAAACACCTTTTATTGTCTCTAAGGAACACATTCaatagcttgaaaaaaaaaaaaaacaaagccccaCACTTTCCAAAAGGTATTGTTAATGTTGTGAACTGGCTTTGAGCTCATGCATGGGGCAGTGGCAGGGCCACCAGCTATAGCTTAAGCTGGCTCAGGCTTGGCAGaggctcagtggctggctctctctgTCCAGTTGCTTATAGGGAAGGATTAGTTCTGAGCATCACAGAGGAGCTGGGAGACTATTTCACAGATTACGGTGAGATGTTCGGTCTAGGCTTTAAGGAGGAGCTGCTTCAACCATTTAGAAGCATGAACACTATTTTGACAAGATCGCCGCGGGAGCATAGCATTTCCCTGAAAATTCAGAAACTCTTCGGTTGGTGTAAACATTACCTTTATTTGTCTTCCCTGCTTTGGGGAGTGAGGAGGGATaggattgaacctggggccttggGCATGCTCAGCCCACCCTTCacctcttaagacagggtctcactaaactGCCTAGGattgccttgaacttgtgatcctcctgtcccagtcTCCCAAGTACCTAGAGCTTACATATCTtggctatgtagctgaagatggtcttgaactcctgatctttctgcctctgcctcccaactgctaggaTTTAGGAGTGCCCACTATGCCCTGCTGCGGCTTCTTGCACAAAAAGATGGCTGGAAAGTACTAGAGGATCTCCATCCATCAGGAGTGGAGTTCCACGCTAttatgctaggaaaaaaaaaaaaatccatgaacgCACACAGCGTTAGGtgtttccacaagacttccttgCTAACAGACAtgactctcttcctcctctcaggTGCCTGCCTGATGCCAGCATGCAGATGTGCCAGCTGTAGGCAGGCTCCTAAACAGAGAGGCCAAACAAGTTTGTCCAGCAAATTAGATCGTACGGGAGGACGGCGTCTCTGCGGCCTCACACTCCCAGGCTCTGGGGATGGTGACCCTGGGCATGCATGTAAAATGGACCCCCTCGTGGGCTTAAGCGTACAGGAACttctgaataataataaaaaaaactcattaaaatCAGAGGCCTATATGACATGGGCAGACTCCTTCCTGATTCGGTTTGCAGGTTGGCTGCAAAGCCTCTGtcccttggctggcctgaaacattGTATCACCTTCTCatacaggtgtgtgtgttggtttaaAGTGAACAAGTGAGACGGGGCAAGCGGCTGCAATCCCAGGACGTGGGGCTCTCAGGCCAGTCAAgagtacagagtgagttccaggccagcctggatacaTAGTGATTTCTCTCAagggggggtggggaagaggggaagggagaggagcatCAATTCAGTTCCAACTAAAACACCATGAGAAAAATCCCAAATGTTTGAGCCTGTTCTCAAACTCCTCAGAAACCTGCTTACCTACCCCTCAGCTATCTGGTCAGGGGCTAAAGGTCTCAGACTCCAGAACCCCTGCAGCCCAGAGGGGACCCCCGGAAGTAACTAAAACACCCAAATGCAATGAACAACAGCGAGCTTGTGACCAAGCCCTGCACCCTCCCCCCAACACCCACGGTGGCTCCTTCCTCCTCGATTTGAACTGCAAGAACCCAGGAAGGAAACGGCAGCCCCAACCCTCTCTGCCACAAGTCGGGAACCCGGGAACCCGGCGTCAGTTTCCGCCCAGGACGGAGCCTCAGTCTTATGTTTCATAGCGTCCTTTATGGCAGGAACTGGGAACGCGACGATGtgtttacacaaacacacaacagttGGACATCAGCTTCTTTACAATATTAAAGGAGTCATATACAAGCCTACAGGCGCTATACACAAGGGGGTGCCGGCCAGGGCACCCCATCCATCAGTTCTCTGCCGTTCCCCCACTtgggaggagctggggagaggTGACAAGGCTGGGGTGTCTGTCTTTTGGGCCTGTCGTCCGGGAGAGAGCAGGTCTGTGAGGACTTCTCAGGACCAGTCCGTGTTGGAAATGTGGGGTTAAGGGCACTGGGTAAGCCCGGGTCTGGGCCTTCCTGACAGGCTAGCTTAgcacattttaattaaaacttggtgtgcctgtgagtgtgggGAGATTGGAGCTGGGGTGGAGGGTGGCTCCCTGAGTGGGGACCCAGAGATGGATGCTGACAGATGAGTCCCTTGGTAGAAGGGCCCATTCCTGAGATAAGCTGTGGCCCCAAGCTGACCGGATGGGCAGAGACTTCTCCAAGAACCCAGATGTGAGCACAGTCAGTCGGGATTGGAAGTCCCTTGGCACCAAGTGCAGTCTGGGACACAGGTGGCAGCGGAGTAGCTCAGATGAAAGCCACAGAGTCACACAGCCCCAGTGCCCTCCTCCCCGCTGCCCTGCCCCTTGGGGACCCTGGTTCCATCCCCTCCAGCGGCGGCACCACCCCACCTCTGTCCCCACAGCCCTAGCTCAGCAGGCACCTGGGCCCGAACGCCGGCGGCCCATCCTTCGCAAGGTTTGCCGAAGGTTGGGCTGAGAACAGAGCACCAGGAAAAGAGCAGCGATGGTCCTCGTCGGCCTTGCTGACCTGTGCAGCGACAGTTAGTTCCGTTTTAAATACTGTAGAAAAATAAGCCATCTCCAGCGCCGGGAGACCTGCCGCCGTCTCGAAGCGTGGAAGATAGAACAGCTGCTCTGGAGTGACTGGCCCAGCAGAGGACGCTGTACCAGGCCGAGGAGCAGAAGGGCTCGGGAGCTGGCCACAGCCCGCAGCATCTTCGGGTCACGTCAACAGTCCTTCCGCTGGGCGCCCCCTCATTCTGTTGCCATGACACCTGGCCTTCCCAGGGATGAGCTCAGACCCTCCGTCCCCACCCTGAGTCTCCCGCGCTCACCGGGGGAGCACCAACAGTCAAGACTCCTCAGCACTATTTCCATGCCCCGGGACTGAGGGGGGTCGCAGGCAAGGCCTAGTCCAGGGGCTCTTGCTTTATCCGGACGGCAGTCGGGGTGGGCTGCGGCCGTCGCTCCTCCCGGCAAAGTACGTACTCGCTGAACTGGGAGGAGTCCACGCCTCCCCCGCAGGACGCGGCCACGCTGAAGCCCCTCTGAAACAGCCTTTCTAGGACCTGCAGGGCAAGAAGGATAAGAGGTCAGCAGTGCCCCGCTGCCAGGGTTTGCCTGGCCAGGCGGGCAGCTGGGTGCCAGGCAGAGCAAGCGCTACCTTCGGGCGAGTCCCAGGGTCTCTCTCCCTGACAAAGGTCCCAGCTGCAGCGCCAGCTAGATCCTACCCTAGGAGGGACAGGAGCAGTCAGGCCCAGGGGCCCCTCAACTTATCCACCCAGCATGGGCCCCTGCTATTCCAAGGCCTTCTCCCCACAACCCTCAGGGGTGTACAACCGAGGAGGGTTTTGGGGTCCCTTCCATGTTTTCCAAGGTTTGCCCTACcccatcttcacacacacacacacacacacacacacacacacacacacacacacacacggccctAGGCACCAACCCCCCTCTCCCAATCTCCCGCCCCAATAATGAAAAGCCCCTGCCCCTCAGCCTCGGGGCAGCCACCTGCTTCCTGGAGCTGAGTCCCAGATGGTTTGAGGCCTCAGGGCTCATCAGCTCAAATGAGCTCTAGGTGGAGGGAAAGGGGGCGTCCTCTCAGAGTGTGCGGGGAGGATGGACGTCTCTGGGAAGGTGAGGGCTAGCTTTACATCCCTGTCCCGAAACTCCTACCCATAGCCTGCAGGGAGTAGGAGGGCTTTCTCCAAAGGGTCCCTTCTGTCCTAACCCCCAAGTATAAGTGCCTCGGAGTCAGAAAAACACTTTCAGAGACACAGAGTCATCACATCATTTCGGTTTCTCAGTTCTTGAGCTCATCCTGCCTGGTAAAGTCAGTCCAGAGATACCCTGGACAGTGGGGTGTGGTGGCGaacacctgtgagcccagcactcgggaggctgaggtgggaggagccCAAGTCTGCACTGCATCTGGCCTGAATCCCACAgaaggccctgtctcagaaagaagcGCTCCGGGCAGCTGTTGCCTGCCCGTGGCCCCGGGGCCAGCCTCGAAGGAAGGCTCCCTGCCTTTCCTGGTGCCTGGGTTTAATTTGAATCCAAAGTCGGCCTCTGCATGTTAAATGAAGCATGTTCCGTTGAAAATACTCagggctgcctttttttttttctcccttataGAACATCCTtttaggggaaaaagaaaagtacaGATCAATTTTTTTAAGTCCATCCCCCAGGCACCATCATTTAATTATGAGCAAGGCATAAATTATGCATCGACACATTGTTGCCTTTTTCTGTATGGGTTTCGTCCTTTCCATTCCGGGACTCTGTCTCCCTCCAGCTCTCTTTCTGCATCCTGGGGGGCCCCTGGGGAGACAGCCCACGGCCCTCACCTGCACAGAGTTGAGTCGGCAGTAGCCATTGAGGGGGAAGCGGATGACGTGCGTGGGGTCCTGGTTCCAGCCCGCGTTGACGGAATTGCACATGACATCTCCCGTCTCCGGGAAGACCTCCTCAATGAGCGCCTTCTCGCCGCTGAGCGCGATGCGTTCACCCAGGTCCGGGGTGACCCGGACCACCAGGCAGTCGCAGGCCCGGCTACGGCGCCGCTGCTCTTGTTCTTGCTGCCAGCGCTCCAGTTCCCGCACCATGGGCTGCAGCTGGTAGTACCTCGCCTCCTCGTACAGCAGGTTGAAGTCCTGTCCACAAAGGCACGGCGTCAGGGAAGCTGGAAGAAGTCTCCGGCCCCCAAGGGGCCCCTTTCTCTCTTCACAGACACGGTAACATCCCAGGACACATGTGGACTAGGGTGGCCATTTCCTCTGTAGAGCTGAGCAACTAAGACTCCGATGAGTACCCCACCCCGCCCCCTCCCCACATAAAGAATCTAGAGCAGGCTGGGGTGTATCTCTGTTGAGACTCCCTTCCTGGACCTTCAGCTGACTGGATGACAGACAGAAATGTCACAGAAAGAGACTGAAGCCGCTGGGTGgttgtggcacacgcctttaatcccagcactcagggaggcagaggcaggaggagctatgagttcaaggccagcctggtctacagaggaagttccgggacagccagggctacgcagagaaacccggtcttggataaaaagaagggggaggggtggaagaaaacaaaaacaaaaacaaaaccgaaAGGCAGAGCTGGGAGCCAAACTAGTAATCTAGAGGGGTGGGCATACGCTGCCTTCCTGAAAAGCCACCCAGAGAAGACATCAGACTGACTCTAGGGCCTCGCGCCCTTGCCTGGTTCCCGGGCAGACCTTCAGGGAGTGTGTGCATTTCAGCCACAAGGCCCATGAACCTGATGCTGGCCTTGCCTGGGCCAGCTTCCCCTCTTTATAATGAATGCGAACACTGGACCCCGAGAAGCAGAGTGAGGTTTATGGGACAGAAGAAGGGCTGCTGAATCCCTGACCTGGTAGAGAATAGGACAAGGTCGCCGGGACGGGACGCAAAGCTTACTCCTCACCAAGTAAACCACTCACAAAAACTGTCACGAAGACCCTCGACTAGCCCCATGCCCGTCAGTCCCAGCCCCAGTCTTGAATGGCCTTGACTCATGAGGAGCACCAGGCCCATCGGTGGTGACTCCGAGGGCCCCAGGGCAAGGGCAAGGGAGGACAGAGTCCCAAGGCACAGCCTACCCTGAAAGCCCAAAGTGGCTCTGTTTATCACCCCCAAAGGCACAGAATCCTAACCCATCACCGGGCCCAGCACCAACTGTGACCCTGCCTGCTTTCCCTTACCATAAAGACTCCTTGGGCCTCTCAGGTCTCTGCTCTCCTAGTTCTCACCAGGTCCAGGGACATTTTAAGCCAAATCATTCCCTGTAGCTTAGAATGTTCCATGCCTAGACTTTCACTCACTGATTTGGGGCTCAAGCTTCGAGCTTGGGACACCCTCTTGTGCCTCCTGGCCCAATAATCCACACTCCTGGCCTTTGCATCGTCACCCTACATGCAAGACTCTGGGTCGCTCCCAGCAAACCCAGAAACAAGGCGACACCTGTAACCAGCCTCCTCTCCTTGTTCCCTGCATCTCTCACACAAGAGTCACCATCTTTCCAGTTGGCAAACCCGAGGGCTCATGCCCTCCTCTCAGCTGTGCCAAACGCTGAGCCACCCATCAAGATCTAGGTATCACCAGTGGCCTCCggctcccccttcccttcctgcttCACAAAGCCCCAGGCTCCAGACCTCTCCAGGTCCATTCCGGCCCCTCATCTGGCTCCCCCCGCACTGTCCGTCCCTTCATTCATCCTTTACCACCCAGCGTAACACTGTTTCCTTCAGACCCACCCAGGCCAGGAGTCCCCAACATTTGACTAGTATTGTTACCCttggttatttttgtttctttgttttgagacatggtttcatcATACagcccttggctggcctagaactccccaAAGGCACAAAGATCAGCCACCCTTTACCCCctgtgctgggactgaaggtgtgtaCCGTCATGCCTGCTGAccacccccctccccagccctctttTTTTTAGAGGGCGCTAGCCTAGAACTTTCAGCCATCCCCCCGCCTCAGTCTCGGAAGGCTTGGGATGAACCGGTGACCCACCACACCAGGCCCACACTACCCTGAAGCGCTGGCCCCATGCAATTCGGCGGACCCGAGCTCTCTTTTCTAGACTGGAAGGAACAGAGCCTATGGCTTCCTCCTGTGTAGCTCTATTTTCAGACCAAATTCAGTTGTTGCCATTTAGAAACTAGGCTGGATGAAAAAAGGGCCCCAGGGCTGCTGGTGCCGTGGTCGCTGCAGGGAGCCTCAAAGCAAGGAggcacaaagacagacagacatctgCCAGCAAGAGGCGAGCCCGAGTTTCCCTCCTCCCACGATTCCCAGGATTTCAGAGGGGCTCGGCACCGAGGTAGCTCCATGGGGAACCGTATCAGCCACCCAGGACAAGCTCATCCTGAGTCCTGGGAGTGACGTTTGTTTGAAGGTTGACCACCTAGCTCTTAGGGGGTTTCCCTACTGCAAACTGACGACAAGGAACAGACTCACACAGACACCTAACTCCTCTGTTCCAGCGCACAGCGGTCCTTATGGCACAGCTAACACCAACCTGGGGTAAGCGCCGAAGCTTAATTGTTGTTATACCCTGATAAATACGCTGAAGATGTGAGAAAGCAAAATGAGTTTAGAAAAACTGATTTAGCCCTCGGCTTCATCGGTTAACTTTTTGCGGTTGCCATGACAACTGTGGGTCCATTTATTAAGTCACAGCGTCCCCCGTGTAATGCCACGACACAGGCAGTTCAGGGGGTGCCGGCGGCTGCGCTCCTACCTTGAAGTCATCCGGAAGCAGCAGTTTGGACGTCCTCAGGAAACTCAGGATGTAGCGGAAAATCTCCCCATCCCGGTCGATGAAATAATGCTGCTTGAGACTGTCTAGGACAATGGGCTCCGTGCCGTTGAAGAGGCGGCTTATTCTGGGAGAGACAGGCAAGAGGGGAGGCAGGCTGAGTTCACCTGCCCTACCCCCATCCCCTACGGCTGAGCCTGAGCGGCAAGAGGTCACCGGTGGCTAACTTAGAGACTTTGCCAAGCCTGACCTGAGGCAGACAGGTCACCTCCGCGCATACAGGACACTAGGGCAGTCATGTCACACAGTCCAGCCACATTCACAAGCCACAGCCGCCTAAGGGACATATCCAGCTATGTCCGACGGCCCACCGACACCTATTACAGGCCTGGAAAACCACATAACCCAGCCGGTCTGAGCAGAACACACACCCACGCCAGAAAGACATGGCAGGCAAACACGTGTAGACCACCCAGCACTCCAGCACTCCGGCACACACCTGCTAGACGTATGTCAACCAGCCAATCATGGGGACACACATCTCACCCAAGTCACATCAACCAACATCAGATACACAGGGCATTTGGCCAACAGGCACAGGGTCACAAGGTCTCAGGCAGACCCAGGCAGtgataccccccccccccgactcccAGCTAACACAAGAGACTCAGAGACGTGAAGTTACAGGTGCCCCACAGCTGTCCATCTAAGGACCTGCAGGGGAGAGACACATTCCACGGAGGGAGTGTGGATTTGCATGTGGACTGCAGCAGGTGCACCCCCAAAGCCAGTAATCACGTGGCCCAAGCCTTGCCCAGGTGTTCATCAACGCCAAAGCTTAGGCAGAGCTGGTGAGAGGCTGGGACTGGGGAGGAACACAAATGCCTAGAGAGACAGTGTGCCACACACACCGGGCCCGTGGGATGGCCTTGAGGGGGTCCCCGATGCCTCTCCCTATCCATGGAGGAGGAACTCGGCCTTCGGGCCTGGGCTAGTGCCTCCCTGATGCACGCGGTGGCGGCGTCTGCATCTGGTTGGGCTAACTGCTGTGCAGGCTAGGCTATCTCAGGCTAAACTAGATCATCAGGAGCCGTGAAGTGGGCTTGGGGGCAGAAGGGAGGTGGACGGCGTCTTTCGGTGGCTGGGAGAACTGTTTCCAAGAAACAGCCTTGGAGAAccaaggagggaggggagaaggggactTGTTGTCCTGGCCTGCACAAGCTAGGGCCCAAGCCCTTGCACTGTGCCTGCACCACCTCCCCGTCCCCTCCCAAGAATCCTCTCCCAGTCCTACCGCCACCCACTCCCTGCTTAACCCATGTCAGAGTCAGAGCCATGCACACCCAGAACGTAACAGTTGCCAGAAGGCCCCCCCGTGAAAGCCCCCAATGCCCCTCCTTAAGTACCCCCGATCCACACCATCCTAGGTTCTGGCGGGTATGCAATCACTCATTCTCACTCTGGGGACACGGCCCAGCCTGTCCCAGGGGGAGAGTTTAAAGGGCAAGGCTGCCTGGCTGGTGGGAGCGAGCAGGTCAGAGCCTGTGGTTAGGGGTATGGAGGCCTGAGCCTAGAGAACCAGGGGTGCAGCTGACCAATGTGACTCCTTAGGGCTCCAGAGGCTGCTGGTGACAGCATCTTCTTCCCTAGGACACAGGGAGAGCAGATCCAAGGGTCCATCCACACCCAGGCCACCGGGCCTGGCGATCTCTCTCCGGACGGGGTATGTAAGTCTCCTAACACTGCTCTCCTGCATGCAGACTGCCCTGACCAATCACTGAGAGTGCAGGATTCCACAGCCTGGCTGGTTCCTGCTGGGAACCCTTGAGACCTGGCCCAGCAAAACTTGAACatttagctgtgtgtgtgtgtgtccgtgtgtgtgtgtgcgcgcgtgtggtGGTGGGGCACCTGGAACCCTACACACAGGTGAGACTCAGCCAGGGCGGCTAGCTGAGGGTCCACACCAGACTCCTAGCAAGGAAAAGACCAGGTCCCCGTGCACAGGTGAGTCAGCAGATTCAATATCTCagccttccttcctgggctgagCTCAAACGTTCAGTTCTGTGTAGCAAGCAAAATGCTGGGCCTGGCCGGGTTCCAAATGGCTCTGACGTCAGAGTTGGCCGAGGCTCCAGAGCGTCCAGTCGGTCTAGAGGATTCCCAGCTCACCCACAGTCTGAGGCTGGCTGGGTTCTAAACTATCTACTGAGACAAGCAGGTTCTAGATCTTTCCACGGTTTGGTGTCTGTTCTGGGACTAAAGACGCTGCCTCTTAGGACAGAGGCCCGAGGTGGTCCCAGCAACCAGGCCTTACAGTGGAGgccgggaaggtggaaggaataTTTTGGACAGTCGCCAGAAGGAAACCCTTAGCACCTCACAGGGTCTTGTGACCTCCTGAGTTCTGGTGGCTTCATATGTCTCAGTGGGGACCATCCCCGGACCAGCCCTCCGAGGGAGCACGAGGAGCCAGCTTTGGAGGTCCTCTGTGAGAAAAGCTGGTGGATTCACTTTGGCAGCCGGGACCTGAGTAAGGTACTGTCCAGCCACTTGCCCTGATATGGAAAGGGCGCCATCACACCACCTCTATCTTCCTTTCAGTTGTCCTTCTTTTAAAGTGCTTATTGGCTTCCTGTATGGTTTAGGGCTCAATGCTGCTAGTTCCGGAGGACTTGGTCATCGTCATGCTCCTGCGCCAGCAGCAGCTAAGTGACACCCAGTGGATGTGACACAGGGAGAGACTGAGGGTCCACCCTTGACCTCAGGCCATTGGCTCAGGTTGAGCCAGAGGCGGCACCTGGCACCAGGGGCACAAGGTCTATCTAGGCCATCTTGATCAGCCAAGAGCCAGAGATTGAGATGCAAGGCTATGAGCTCAGAAGGCACAGGGTCCCTTGACTCTTGCAGTGCTTCCCAGAGGGCGAGGGAGGACACTGTGGGCGTCTGGAGTTGTCTCCACGGATAAGCTACACTTTAGCATTCTTAATCCTCCATCTCAACCTGCCCGGTTAGATGCATCTTTTCCAGAACTGCAATTATTCACCTTAAAAATATGAGGAGGACCTTCAGGGGCGCTTTTCACAACAGCCCTGTGGCTCCCTAGGAAGCCTTGTCTCTGCTGTCTCATAAGCCACACTAGTCCTTGCTCTAGGCCTTGACTTCAGGCCTCATGAACGGCCCTGCTGAACCAGAAGCATCCAGGCAGAGCGACAGAGTCACCCTGGACCCGGCTCGGGTAGAGTCCACAGACCGCTACCCCTCCGGGCCCACCCAGACCGTGGA is a genomic window containing:
- the Kctd15 gene encoding BTB/POZ domain-containing protein KCTD15, with protein sequence MPHRKERPSGSSLNAHGSSGVAEGGNMSRLSLTRSPVSPLAAQGIPLPAQLTKANAPVHIDVGGHMYTSSLATLTKYPDSRISRLFNGTEPIVLDSLKQHYFIDRDGEIFRYILSFLRTSKLLLPDDFKDFNLLYEEARYYQLQPMVRELERWQQEQEQRRRSRACDCLVVRVTPDLGERIALSGEKALIEEVFPETGDVMCNSVNAGWNQDPTHVIRFPLNGYCRLNSVQVLERLFQRGFSVAASCGGGVDSSQFSEYVLCREERRPQPTPTAVRIKQEPLD